A window of the Mesorhizobium opportunistum WSM2075 genome harbors these coding sequences:
- a CDS encoding DUF1244 domain-containing protein, translated as MTKLSDEQKRDFEAAAFRRLVEHLRERSDVQNIDLMNLAGFCRNCLSNWYREAANAEGVDLDKDQSREIVYGMPYAQWQALHQTEASEAKKAEFEARRPTDH; from the coding sequence ATGACCAAACTCAGCGACGAGCAGAAACGCGACTTCGAAGCCGCAGCCTTTCGCCGGCTGGTCGAGCATCTCAGGGAGCGCAGCGACGTGCAGAACATCGACCTGATGAACCTCGCCGGCTTCTGCCGCAACTGCCTGTCGAACTGGTATCGCGAGGCGGCAAACGCCGAAGGCGTCGATCTCGACAAGGACCAGTCGCGCGAGATCGTCTACGGCATGCCCTATGCGCAATGGCAGGCGCTTCACCAGACCGAAGCTTCCGAAGCCAAGAAGGCCGAATTCGAGGCAAGGCGGCCCACGGATCATTAG
- a CDS encoding MFS transporter — translation MNASTAMQTAIRGRWAVAAIFLANGFLTGSWAPQIPVFLTRLDISKFTLGLLILLFGAGAVTAMTWCGHLISKHGSRTVLRWFGLCGSLGLLVVALAPNVPLAAIAMFIFGGSIGGMDVAMNANPVVVERKLSRAIMSSSHGFWSLGGFAGGALGGFAIQNYGHLAHAAVVTALAFAVIALAVGHLIAEGKPEAAEHHKFALPANPLVYLVGLMALLTMVSEGAVLDWAALYLRQELGADLAIAGLAYAAFSGVMAIMRFFGDGVRNRFGAVTTLRGSAVIAAAGMLIAGLSPSPWLAIAAFALCGFGIANMVPIIFSAGGNQEGMSSGTGMSVVTTMGYSGILVAPSAIGFVAEHSSFGPIFVAMSGLLIVVLLMAGLAHRAEFAPAPAE, via the coding sequence ATGAATGCGTCAACCGCCATGCAGACTGCCATTCGCGGACGGTGGGCCGTTGCGGCCATTTTTCTGGCCAACGGCTTCCTGACCGGCAGTTGGGCGCCGCAGATCCCGGTGTTCCTGACCCGGCTGGATATCTCGAAGTTCACGCTCGGCCTTTTGATCCTGCTGTTTGGCGCCGGTGCGGTCACGGCCATGACCTGGTGCGGCCACCTGATCTCGAAACATGGTTCGCGCACCGTGCTGCGCTGGTTCGGTCTTTGCGGCAGCCTTGGCTTGCTGGTCGTGGCGCTGGCGCCCAACGTGCCGCTGGCGGCGATCGCCATGTTCATCTTCGGCGGCTCGATCGGCGGCATGGATGTCGCCATGAACGCCAATCCCGTGGTGGTGGAGCGAAAATTGTCGCGCGCGATCATGTCGTCCTCGCATGGCTTCTGGAGCCTCGGCGGTTTCGCCGGCGGCGCCCTTGGTGGCTTCGCCATCCAGAACTATGGCCATCTCGCCCATGCCGCGGTGGTGACCGCACTCGCTTTCGCGGTGATCGCGTTGGCGGTCGGCCATCTCATTGCCGAGGGCAAGCCGGAAGCGGCCGAGCATCACAAATTCGCCCTGCCAGCGAACCCGCTGGTCTATCTGGTCGGGCTGATGGCGCTGCTGACGATGGTCTCCGAGGGCGCGGTGCTCGACTGGGCAGCGCTTTACCTCAGGCAGGAACTCGGCGCCGACCTTGCCATCGCCGGCCTCGCCTATGCCGCCTTTTCCGGCGTCATGGCCATCATGCGCTTCTTCGGCGATGGCGTGCGCAATCGTTTCGGAGCCGTGACGACCCTGCGCGGCTCAGCTGTCATTGCTGCTGCCGGCATGCTGATCGCCGGCCTGTCGCCCTCACCCTGGCTCGCCATCGCGGCCTTTGCCCTTTGCGGCTTCGGCATCGCCAATATGGTGCCGATCATCTTTTCGGCCGGCGGCAACCAGGAAGGCATGTCGTCCGGCACCGGCATGAGTGTCGTCACCACCATGGGCTATTCCGGCATCCTCGTGGCGCCATCGGCGATCGGCTTCGTCGCCGAGCATTCCAGCTTCGGCCCGATCTTCGTTGCCATGTCGGGTCTGCTGATCGTCGTGCTGCTGATGGCAGGCCTCGCTCACCGCGCCGAATTCGCGCCCGCGCCGGCCGAATAG
- a CDS encoding N-formylglutamate amidohydrolase, translating to MTRSTVFAPFDIVEGDRKRGIVLLADHARRDLPDEYGSLGLPPAEFDRHIAYDIGVEAVTRELAALLDVPAVLANFSRLLIDPNRGEDDPTLIRQLYDGTVVPGNYPLAPEERERRLDRFYRPYHDAVGAMIASVAQASGQAPFIFSVHSFTPVMQGRQRPWHVGILWDRDDRVARPLIDMLAEDEGLVVGDNEPYDGALRGDTMFRHAIVNGYAHALIEIRQDLISDQKSAIAWAERLAPIVDAIDRRPDIHAVKMFGSRTGPLWRRFR from the coding sequence TGCCCGCCGCGACCTGCCCGACGAGTATGGCAGCCTCGGCCTGCCCCCGGCGGAGTTCGACCGCCATATCGCCTACGATATCGGTGTCGAAGCGGTGACGCGCGAACTCGCCGCCTTGCTCGACGTCCCGGCGGTGCTCGCCAATTTCTCGCGGCTGCTGATCGATCCCAATCGCGGTGAGGACGACCCGACGCTCATCCGCCAGCTCTACGACGGCACGGTGGTGCCCGGGAACTATCCGCTCGCGCCTGAGGAGCGTGAAAGGCGGCTCGACCGCTTTTACCGGCCCTATCACGACGCGGTCGGCGCCATGATCGCTTCGGTTGCGCAAGCGTCCGGTCAGGCACCTTTCATTTTCTCCGTGCATTCCTTCACGCCGGTCATGCAGGGCAGGCAGCGTCCGTGGCATGTCGGGATCCTCTGGGATCGGGACGACCGGGTGGCGCGGCCGCTGATCGACATGCTGGCCGAGGACGAGGGTCTCGTGGTTGGCGACAATGAACCCTATGACGGCGCGCTGCGCGGCGACACCATGTTCAGGCATGCCATCGTCAATGGCTATGCCCACGCGCTGATCGAAATCCGCCAGGACCTGATATCGGATCAGAAGAGCGCCATCGCCTGGGCCGAACGCCTGGCGCCGATCGTTGACGCCATCGACCGCCGTCCCGATATACATGCGGTAAAGATGTTCGGCTCGCGCACCGGGCCGCTATGGCGGAGGTTTCGATGA